From the Chloroflexus aurantiacus J-10-fl genome, one window contains:
- the mgtE gene encoding magnesium transporter: MTTFPTPRLDEVKALIAEQRWLDLREQLSRWPAPEIADLLRELSAAERMLVFRVLPRALAGEVFSYLEHDDQYELLTSLSLEETRLLLANLSPDDRTQLFEELPGQVTQKLLNLLSPHDLKEARQLLGYPEESVGRLMTPDYVAVRPGWTIARALDHIRVRGRDSETIDVIYVTDEKWRLLDAIELRRFILAEPTQTVRSLMDESYVVLSAFDDRERAVEALRRYSLPALPVVDSDGVLVGIVTFDDLIDVAEEEVTEDFYRSAAIEPLRGSYLETPIFELVRKRVPWLVALVFVNVFSGAAIAAFEETIAAVVALVFFLPLLIGSAGNAGSQSATLTVRALATGDIDSGDWWRLLAKELLVALLLGSAMALAVGLLGVIRVGWHVASVVSLTMMVLVLMGSLIGMSLPFLLRRLGLDPATASGPLVTSLSDIGGVLIYFSLATWLLGLTS, translated from the coding sequence ATGACCACATTCCCAACTCCCCGCCTCGATGAGGTTAAGGCATTGATTGCCGAACAGCGCTGGCTCGATCTGCGCGAGCAACTTTCGCGCTGGCCGGCGCCGGAGATTGCCGATCTGCTCCGCGAGCTGTCTGCCGCCGAGCGCATGCTGGTGTTTCGCGTTTTACCACGTGCGTTAGCCGGTGAAGTCTTCTCCTACCTTGAGCATGACGATCAATACGAGTTGTTGACCAGTCTGAGTCTGGAGGAGACGCGCTTACTGCTGGCGAATCTCAGCCCCGATGATCGCACGCAATTGTTTGAAGAGCTTCCCGGCCAGGTAACGCAAAAGTTACTCAATCTGCTCAGCCCACACGATCTCAAAGAAGCCCGTCAGTTACTCGGTTATCCTGAAGAGAGCGTCGGGCGTCTGATGACCCCCGATTATGTCGCGGTGCGTCCGGGTTGGACGATTGCCCGTGCCCTCGACCATATCCGGGTACGTGGACGCGATAGCGAAACAATTGATGTGATTTATGTGACCGATGAGAAGTGGCGGCTGCTCGATGCGATTGAGTTGCGTCGTTTTATTCTGGCCGAGCCGACACAGACGGTGCGTAGTCTGATGGACGAGAGCTATGTTGTGTTGTCGGCATTTGATGATCGTGAACGGGCAGTTGAGGCGTTGCGGCGCTACAGCTTGCCGGCTTTGCCGGTCGTTGACTCAGATGGGGTACTGGTTGGGATCGTAACCTTTGACGACCTGATTGACGTTGCCGAGGAGGAGGTCACTGAAGACTTCTATCGCAGTGCCGCTATTGAGCCGCTGCGTGGCAGCTATCTGGAGACCCCGATCTTTGAACTTGTCCGCAAGCGCGTGCCCTGGCTGGTCGCCCTGGTCTTTGTGAATGTCTTTTCTGGGGCGGCGATTGCTGCGTTTGAAGAGACAATTGCCGCAGTCGTGGCCCTGGTCTTCTTCCTGCCACTGCTGATCGGTAGCGCCGGTAATGCCGGTTCGCAGTCGGCAACGCTGACGGTGCGTGCGCTGGCGACCGGTGACATCGATTCAGGCGACTGGTGGCGTTTGCTGGCAAAAGAGTTGCTGGTCGCGCTGTTGTTGGGGAGTGCGATGGCGCTGGCGGTCGGTTTACTAGGTGTGATTCGGGTTGGCTGGCACGTCGCCAGCGTGGTTTCGCTGACGATGATGGTGCTGGTGCTGATGGGTAGTTTGATTGGGATGTCGTTGCCATTCCTGTTGCGCCGGCTGGGGCTTGATCCGGCGACGGCCAGCGGTCCATTGGTGACCTCGCTCTCGGATATTGGTGGGGTGTTGATCTATTTCTCGCTGGCGACCTGGTTGCTGGGACTAACAAGCTAG
- the odhB gene encoding 2-oxoglutarate dehydrogenase complex dihydrolipoyllysine-residue succinyltransferase produces MAYEIRVPSLGESIVEATVARWLKREGEPVAVGEPVVELETDKVNLEVAADQSGILTSIACPEGTTVGIGDLLGTIEAGALPKEAPVAAASTTTVAAPVAEPVAATAVNEVLATPVAQRMAAEHAIDLRTVPGTGPGGRITKEDVMRLVSGTGPSEATAKADEARVHVSHPTPAVVERPQPAQPSPAPAPVAPPPPAPAPRPTPPAAPAVVSTNGDRREERQRLSRRRLTIARRLVEAQHTAAMLTTFNEVDMSAVMALRARHKDSFKERHGVGLGFMSFFTKAVVGALKAFPMVNAEIQGEEVVIKYYYDIGIAVGVDEGLVVPVVRDADRKTFAQIEREIAQLAKKAREGTLSLAELQGGTFTITNGGVYGSLMSTPILNAPQVGILGMHKIEERPVVVGGQIVIRPMMYVALSYDHRLIDGSTAVRFLVKVKELIEDPEALLLEG; encoded by the coding sequence ATGGCATACGAAATTCGCGTACCGTCACTCGGTGAGTCGATTGTTGAGGCGACGGTAGCACGCTGGCTTAAGCGTGAAGGTGAACCGGTTGCGGTTGGTGAACCGGTAGTTGAATTGGAGACCGATAAGGTTAATCTCGAAGTAGCCGCCGATCAGAGCGGGATTCTGACCAGCATCGCATGTCCAGAAGGGACTACGGTTGGTATTGGCGATCTGCTGGGTACGATTGAAGCCGGGGCATTGCCTAAAGAAGCACCGGTGGCGGCAGCCAGTACAACAACGGTAGCGGCCCCTGTCGCTGAACCGGTAGCTGCTACTGCGGTCAATGAAGTGCTGGCGACACCGGTTGCCCAGCGCATGGCTGCCGAACACGCTATCGATTTGCGCACAGTTCCCGGCACCGGCCCCGGCGGGCGCATTACTAAAGAAGATGTTATGCGGCTGGTGTCGGGTACCGGGCCGAGTGAAGCAACCGCTAAAGCGGATGAAGCGCGGGTCCACGTCAGCCATCCGACCCCGGCTGTGGTAGAGCGCCCACAGCCCGCTCAGCCGTCACCTGCGCCAGCTCCGGTTGCGCCGCCACCACCAGCACCGGCCCCACGGCCAACGCCACCTGCAGCCCCGGCAGTAGTCAGTACGAATGGTGACCGTCGTGAAGAACGCCAGCGCCTGAGTCGGCGCCGTTTAACCATCGCTCGCCGGCTGGTGGAAGCGCAGCACACCGCAGCGATGCTTACCACCTTCAACGAAGTGGATATGAGCGCGGTGATGGCGTTGCGCGCCCGTCACAAGGACTCGTTCAAAGAGCGGCATGGGGTTGGTTTGGGCTTTATGTCCTTCTTCACCAAAGCCGTGGTCGGAGCGCTCAAAGCTTTTCCGATGGTAAATGCCGAGATTCAGGGCGAAGAGGTCGTCATCAAGTACTACTACGACATCGGCATCGCCGTTGGTGTTGACGAGGGGCTGGTGGTGCCGGTTGTGCGCGATGCCGACCGTAAGACCTTCGCACAGATCGAGCGCGAAATCGCCCAACTGGCGAAGAAGGCACGGGAAGGAACGTTGAGTCTGGCCGAACTTCAGGGGGGCACATTCACGATCACGAATGGCGGTGTCTACGGTTCGCTCATGAGCACGCCGATTCTCAATGCCCCGCAAGTAGGCATTCTGGGCATGCACAAAATCGAAGAGCGTCCGGTCGTCGTCGGCGGGCAGATCGTCATTCGCCCGATGATGTACGTTGCGCTGAGCTACGACCATCGCTTGATCGATGGCAGCACAGCAGTGCGCTTCCTGGTGAAAGTGAAAGAGCTGATTGAAGACCCAGAGGCGTTGCTGCTGGAAGGGTAG
- a CDS encoding 2-oxoglutarate dehydrogenase E1 component: MNEWNGFYGPNAGYLIELYERYCADPNSVDEATRAFFAQWAPPSDSAAPAGEAGQPPLDVTRIVGAARLIRYIRELGHLAARIDPLGSDPPGDPGLELATHGVTQADLAALPAHIVRGPIATQVRNAAEGVERLRQAYSGSIGYETDQIQDYLERAWIREAAEDRRFFGGLDADRQRELLDRLTEVECFERFLHKTFPGQKRFSIEGCDMLIPMIDAIIRNAAVNGTKEVVIGMAHRGRLNVLAHILGKPYSMILTEFHSPDYTKDTYEGWTGDVKYHLGARKAYRESGIAEMPITLAPNPSHLEFINPVVEGRARAAQEHRNRPGFPEEDEKESLAILIHGDAAFPGQGIVAETLNLSRLKGYHTGGTIHIIINNQIGFTTDSNDSRSTLYASDLARGLEIPVVHVNADDVEACIAAARMASAYREKFQKDFLIDLVGYRRWGHNEGDEPEFTQPKMYERIRNHPTVREIWARELERRGIITREEAQARVDAVMNRLQQAFEKVRERQRLAASLPPAPPPPVQPLRRPPIFARPVSAKTLIELNEALLDRPEGFTVHPKLERTLQRRRQAIFEESGIDWGHAEALAFASILADGTPIRLTGQDSERGTFSHRHAVLHDVVTGERFIPLHHIPQARASFAVYNSPLSEASVLGFEYGYSCHAPDTLVLWEAQFGDFANGAQVIIDQFIVSGHAKWGQNPSLVMLLPHGYEGQGPEHSSARLERFLQLAANDNIRVANCTTAAQYFHLLRYQAASLYADPKPLIILTPKSLLRHPRSSSSLRDLTDHRFQPVLGLGAEAPAPEGVTRLILCSGKVAIDLLSSAEWEKTAGRVDVLRLELLYPFPAEELRMAMQRYPNLQEVVWLQEEPQNMGAWSFVWPRLQQLLPEGVTLRYVGRAESASPAEGLHSIHVREQARILREAVADLPESPVPALQGRETMTR, translated from the coding sequence ATGAATGAATGGAACGGCTTCTATGGCCCAAATGCCGGCTATCTGATCGAATTGTACGAGCGTTATTGCGCCGATCCCAATTCGGTCGATGAGGCAACCCGGGCCTTTTTTGCGCAATGGGCGCCGCCCAGCGACAGTGCGGCGCCGGCTGGCGAGGCCGGCCAACCGCCGTTGGATGTGACGCGGATTGTTGGTGCAGCGCGATTGATCCGCTACATCCGTGAATTGGGGCATCTGGCAGCACGGATTGATCCGCTCGGCAGTGATCCACCCGGTGATCCCGGTCTGGAGCTGGCAACACACGGGGTGACGCAGGCCGATCTGGCTGCACTACCGGCACACATCGTCCGGGGGCCGATTGCTACTCAGGTACGCAATGCTGCCGAAGGTGTAGAACGTCTGCGACAGGCCTATTCCGGTTCGATTGGCTACGAGACCGATCAGATTCAGGATTACCTTGAACGTGCCTGGATTCGTGAGGCGGCCGAGGATCGCCGTTTCTTCGGCGGGCTTGATGCAGACCGTCAGCGCGAACTACTCGACCGGCTGACGGAAGTTGAGTGTTTTGAGCGCTTTCTACACAAGACATTCCCCGGTCAAAAGCGGTTCTCGATTGAAGGCTGCGACATGCTGATCCCGATGATCGACGCCATCATTCGGAATGCTGCGGTCAATGGTACCAAAGAGGTTGTTATTGGGATGGCGCATCGCGGTCGTCTGAACGTTCTCGCGCATATTCTCGGTAAGCCCTATTCGATGATCTTGACCGAATTTCATTCGCCCGACTATACCAAAGATACCTATGAAGGCTGGACAGGTGATGTGAAGTATCATCTCGGTGCCCGCAAAGCCTACCGCGAGAGCGGGATTGCCGAGATGCCGATTACGCTGGCACCCAATCCAAGTCATCTCGAATTTATCAATCCGGTGGTCGAAGGTCGCGCCCGTGCTGCGCAAGAGCACCGTAATCGGCCTGGCTTCCCGGAAGAGGACGAGAAGGAGTCGCTGGCGATTCTGATCCACGGTGATGCTGCTTTCCCCGGTCAGGGTATTGTCGCTGAGACGCTGAACCTCTCGCGGTTGAAGGGGTATCATACCGGCGGAACGATTCACATTATCATCAACAATCAGATTGGGTTTACGACCGACAGCAACGACTCGCGTTCGACCCTCTACGCCAGCGATCTGGCGCGTGGTCTGGAAATTCCGGTCGTGCATGTCAATGCTGATGATGTTGAAGCCTGTATTGCTGCGGCCCGGATGGCTTCAGCATACCGTGAGAAGTTCCAGAAAGATTTCCTCATCGATCTGGTAGGTTATCGGCGGTGGGGCCACAACGAGGGTGATGAGCCGGAGTTTACCCAACCCAAGATGTACGAGCGAATTCGCAATCATCCGACGGTGCGCGAGATTTGGGCGCGCGAGCTGGAACGGCGCGGGATCATCACCCGCGAGGAAGCCCAGGCTCGCGTCGATGCGGTAATGAATCGGCTCCAGCAGGCATTTGAGAAGGTGCGTGAACGTCAGCGTCTGGCAGCGTCGTTGCCACCTGCACCACCGCCGCCCGTCCAACCGCTGCGTCGTCCACCGATCTTTGCCCGCCCGGTTTCGGCGAAAACGCTGATCGAGCTGAACGAGGCATTGTTAGATCGGCCTGAAGGCTTTACGGTTCATCCCAAGCTCGAACGCACCCTGCAACGGCGCCGACAGGCTATCTTTGAGGAAAGCGGTATCGATTGGGGCCACGCCGAGGCGTTGGCGTTTGCCAGTATCCTCGCCGATGGCACGCCCATCCGGTTGACCGGGCAGGACAGCGAACGGGGTACATTTAGCCATCGCCATGCTGTCTTGCACGATGTGGTGACCGGCGAGCGTTTCATTCCACTGCACCACATTCCGCAAGCCCGCGCCTCATTTGCCGTCTACAACAGTCCGCTTTCCGAGGCGTCGGTATTGGGTTTTGAGTACGGCTACAGTTGTCACGCGCCCGACACGCTGGTGTTGTGGGAAGCGCAGTTTGGCGATTTTGCTAACGGCGCTCAGGTGATCATCGATCAGTTTATCGTCAGTGGGCACGCCAAGTGGGGGCAGAACCCATCGCTGGTGATGCTGCTGCCGCACGGTTATGAAGGGCAAGGCCCGGAACACTCAAGCGCACGTCTGGAGCGATTTTTGCAGTTGGCAGCCAATGACAATATTCGCGTCGCGAATTGTACGACTGCGGCGCAATACTTCCATCTGCTCCGTTACCAGGCGGCATCGCTGTATGCCGACCCCAAGCCATTGATTATCCTGACGCCCAAGAGCCTGCTGCGCCATCCACGCAGTAGTTCGTCGTTGCGCGATCTCACCGACCATCGCTTCCAGCCGGTGCTTGGTCTGGGGGCAGAGGCGCCAGCGCCAGAAGGGGTCACGCGCCTCATCCTGTGTTCGGGGAAGGTAGCGATTGATCTGCTCTCCAGTGCCGAATGGGAAAAGACTGCTGGCCGGGTTGATGTGCTGCGGCTTGAGCTACTCTATCCCTTCCCTGCCGAAGAGTTGCGGATGGCCATGCAGCGCTATCCGAACCTGCAAGAGGTGGTCTGGTTGCAAGAGGAGCCGCAGAATATGGGAGCCTGGAGCTTTGTCTGGCCCCGCTTACAACAGCTCTTACCCGAAGGGGTTACACTCCGCTATGTCGGACGTGCCGAGTCGGCCAGTCCGGCAGAAGGGTTGCATAGCATTCACGTGCGTGAACAGGCTCGTATCTTACGCGAGGCGGTAGCTGATCTGCCGGAGTCTCCTGTACCGGCATTGCAAGGACGAGAAACGATGACGCGCTAA
- a CDS encoding SCO7613 C-terminal domain-containing membrane protein, with protein MEALVILVCLIPIIFFVGVIGFVIGRATARRGDPRRQFADLVRFWEQSHQIDRATAEHLLALLRSQPGDTAVAIPEVRPAPSPGVPALAPVPTAPQAVASQPGSAAPPVTPTQPPLAYEYGVVSPAAVTPLTPGTQAQPLHEGQAASSSLPATSSAAPVASERQPDDAQAVPPLLAALLSMGARRTLLIIGTFLVMISSLVLVIFNWNRFPAIVQVAFLSAFTGGLWGAGHWMQQKTTLTTAGRNLQSVAMLMVPVVVFSFTRPGLFNLEGSLALLVTSTLSFLVYTIGAWRSQRLFYSLAASTAACAVLISSFWWWSVPASWQPVWSFVLSGIALVTTRLLDDHHRSRLALGPRIIKIAVPPLALATSMGIFLVNPIPAEATTTIIVTLLSAAFAVALAWLDRQPLWLWATAILIPMAAMVGVVHADDALMWINLSFAGLTLIYPLLAVIAERRDPAYSRPFLALILFLAIVAAVSATDWIAIRRSYPILIAATLLIIGLLEVRRLTLLQPWRNEVGGSLLAVQLGLLAIWPGAFVETWELRALIVMVVGAVAFIVSAIPIRGFLSYAPPIWCYGGAFLVAVGAGWSSWFNADLRLPTLAVATALYGWRAIINREHVWAFMTVTTGLVLSGVILDRVGWLANTDHYLLASVLFAGGLSIGGSILNKYAVRYNYWAPSALIWAGVLGSIGSILFLSAFLSPTHAAVYAALIGSATIAVLSVIYRNWRFGYPIALLLAGAWAMAIASNLITWNGSWHTLSVLLLALAVGYGLITLVLRGWSPFDRPYAQSALGVALLAPLPAIFELNAFIFLPLPASLLPNLALTAAGSAVMIAIGAFIYRRWRLTSLTQIQLLIALGSTIHWLSAENSTVTGWSLLVTASIIMLSSAAVRRQFSDAPVNHITADSYVISSTVMLVALAFLFDGVIGQLSLPLLLVAITIGIVAWLEQSRLVAGLNLIALVGSLLTALSLTPLTLAWQAAWFVLLLVPLLLVGWLAPRLASTAIWQQPSLWIPLAAAGLVGLLALVDLRASVVALVNGGVLLVTATLRERNSLYAYLAGALFVAASLGQFLVWELRELQLYVVPVGVYLFGLAAGIRRFQRQIQVARLVDSAAVCLLLGATFIQAAGSVSNIGYIMLFGLESLLVATYGTLARLRAPFIGGVAGFVIGVLWMAANAARMLNQWLLLGALGVLMLLAYVILERQQDQLRRFGRDLVVRLQQWQ; from the coding sequence ATGGAAGCTCTTGTCATCTTGGTTTGTCTGATTCCGATTATCTTCTTTGTCGGGGTGATTGGTTTTGTGATCGGACGGGCAACAGCTCGTCGTGGCGATCCGCGTCGTCAGTTCGCCGACCTGGTTCGCTTCTGGGAGCAATCGCACCAGATTGATCGCGCAACTGCTGAACACCTGCTTGCCTTGTTACGCTCGCAACCTGGTGACACCGCAGTAGCCATACCAGAAGTCCGGCCAGCACCATCGCCAGGTGTGCCTGCGCTGGCCCCGGTACCGACAGCGCCCCAGGCTGTTGCCTCGCAACCGGGCAGCGCAGCACCACCGGTTACGCCGACGCAACCGCCTCTCGCTTATGAGTATGGGGTGGTAAGCCCCGCCGCAGTAACGCCACTCACTCCCGGCACACAAGCCCAACCATTGCATGAAGGGCAGGCTGCTTCGTCAAGTCTTCCCGCAACCTCGTCGGCGGCGCCGGTTGCCTCAGAACGCCAACCGGACGATGCCCAAGCCGTGCCGCCACTTCTGGCTGCCTTGCTCTCGATGGGTGCCCGCCGCACGCTGTTGATCATCGGTACCTTCCTGGTGATGATCTCCAGCCTGGTGCTGGTGATCTTCAACTGGAACCGCTTCCCTGCCATCGTTCAGGTCGCATTTTTGAGCGCGTTCACCGGTGGTTTGTGGGGGGCAGGCCATTGGATGCAGCAAAAGACAACCCTGACCACGGCAGGTCGCAATTTGCAATCGGTAGCGATGCTGATGGTGCCGGTAGTGGTGTTTTCGTTTACGCGACCCGGTTTATTCAATCTTGAGGGTTCTCTCGCGCTCCTGGTCACAAGTACGCTGAGTTTCCTTGTGTATACGATTGGCGCATGGCGCAGCCAGCGACTCTTCTACAGTCTGGCGGCCAGTACTGCTGCCTGTGCAGTGTTGATCAGTAGCTTCTGGTGGTGGTCGGTACCGGCAAGCTGGCAACCGGTCTGGTCTTTTGTGTTGTCAGGAATTGCGCTCGTTACCACCAGACTTCTCGATGATCATCACCGCTCAAGGCTGGCGCTGGGACCGCGGATCATCAAAATCGCTGTACCACCATTGGCCCTTGCGACTAGCATGGGTATCTTCCTGGTCAATCCAATCCCGGCTGAGGCGACTACAACCATCATCGTGACGCTGCTCAGTGCTGCTTTCGCGGTAGCGTTGGCGTGGCTCGACAGGCAGCCGCTCTGGCTGTGGGCAACGGCAATCCTGATCCCCATGGCGGCAATGGTGGGTGTGGTTCACGCCGACGATGCACTGATGTGGATCAATCTGAGCTTCGCCGGTTTAACGCTGATCTATCCGCTGCTGGCAGTAATTGCTGAGCGGCGCGATCCGGCATACTCCAGACCATTTCTGGCCCTGATCCTTTTTCTGGCCATTGTCGCCGCTGTGAGTGCGACCGACTGGATTGCGATTCGGCGCAGCTATCCAATCCTGATTGCCGCTACGCTTCTGATCATCGGTCTACTAGAGGTTCGCCGCCTGACGCTCCTTCAACCCTGGCGCAACGAGGTGGGTGGTAGTTTACTGGCGGTACAGCTCGGTTTGCTGGCAATCTGGCCTGGTGCGTTTGTCGAAACCTGGGAGCTGCGGGCGCTGATTGTCATGGTTGTCGGTGCAGTGGCTTTTATCGTCAGTGCCATTCCCATCAGAGGTTTCCTCTCGTATGCACCGCCGATCTGGTGCTATGGCGGCGCATTCCTGGTGGCAGTCGGTGCCGGATGGAGTAGCTGGTTTAATGCCGATCTGCGTCTGCCCACGCTCGCAGTCGCGACCGCCCTCTACGGCTGGCGGGCTATCATCAACCGTGAACATGTCTGGGCGTTTATGACGGTTACCACCGGGCTGGTATTGAGTGGCGTGATCCTGGATCGCGTTGGATGGCTGGCGAATACCGATCACTATCTGTTGGCGAGTGTATTGTTCGCAGGTGGTCTGAGTATCGGTGGAAGTATTCTCAACAAATACGCTGTTCGCTACAATTATTGGGCGCCATCAGCGCTGATCTGGGCAGGAGTGCTGGGGAGTATTGGTTCAATCCTCTTTCTGAGTGCATTTCTCAGCCCAACCCACGCCGCAGTGTATGCCGCCCTGATCGGGAGCGCAACTATTGCCGTCCTGAGTGTGATATATCGTAACTGGCGCTTCGGCTATCCCATCGCGTTGCTTCTAGCCGGCGCGTGGGCAATGGCGATAGCCAGCAATCTGATCACCTGGAACGGGAGCTGGCACACGCTGTCGGTGCTATTACTCGCCCTTGCCGTCGGTTATGGCCTGATCACACTCGTACTGCGTGGCTGGTCGCCGTTTGATCGACCGTATGCCCAATCTGCGCTTGGCGTCGCATTACTGGCACCACTACCGGCAATCTTCGAGCTGAACGCCTTTATCTTCCTGCCCCTACCTGCCTCACTGTTGCCGAATCTGGCCCTGACGGCTGCCGGTTCAGCCGTGATGATTGCAATCGGCGCATTTATATATCGGCGCTGGCGATTAACGAGTCTGACGCAGATTCAGCTTTTGATTGCCCTGGGCAGCACTATTCACTGGTTGAGCGCCGAAAACAGCACGGTAACCGGTTGGAGTCTGCTAGTTACGGCGAGCATTATCATGCTGAGTAGCGCGGCTGTTCGCCGCCAATTCTCAGATGCCCCGGTCAACCACATCACTGCCGATAGTTATGTCATCAGTAGCACGGTCATGCTAGTGGCACTGGCATTTCTGTTCGATGGTGTCATTGGTCAGCTTAGTCTGCCGCTGCTGCTGGTCGCGATAACTATCGGCATCGTCGCCTGGCTTGAGCAGAGCCGCCTTGTTGCTGGTCTCAATCTGATAGCACTGGTGGGGAGTCTCCTCACTGCACTATCGCTAACACCGCTCACCCTCGCGTGGCAGGCAGCCTGGTTTGTGCTTCTGCTTGTTCCATTACTGCTGGTGGGCTGGTTAGCACCACGGTTAGCCAGTACGGCCATCTGGCAACAACCATCGCTCTGGATTCCGCTGGCTGCGGCTGGATTGGTTGGGTTGCTGGCCCTGGTCGATCTGCGGGCCAGTGTTGTGGCACTGGTGAACGGTGGTGTTTTGCTTGTGACGGCTACGCTGCGGGAACGGAACAGTTTGTACGCTTACCTGGCCGGCGCCCTGTTTGTTGCGGCCAGCCTCGGTCAGTTTCTGGTGTGGGAATTGCGTGAGCTGCAACTGTACGTTGTGCCGGTGGGGGTCTACCTCTTCGGGCTGGCAGCCGGTATTCGGCGATTTCAACGCCAGATTCAGGTGGCACGACTGGTAGACAGTGCAGCCGTCTGTTTGCTGCTCGGCGCAACCTTTATCCAGGCTGCCGGATCGGTGAGCAATATTGGCTACATTATGTTGTTTGGTCTGGAGTCGCTGCTGGTCGCAACCTACGGCACCCTTGCCCGTTTGCGGGCGCCATTTATTGGCGGTGTAGCCGGTTTTGTGATTGGTGTGCTCTGGATGGCCGCCAATGCAGCGAGGATGCTCAACCAGTGGCTCTTGTTAGGTGCGCTAGGGGTGTTGATGCTGCTGGCCTACGTGATTCTTGAGCGGCAGCAAGATCAACTGCGTCGTTTTGGCCGCGATCTGGTTGTGCGCCTGCAACAGTGGCAATAG
- the gap gene encoding type I glyceraldehyde-3-phosphate dehydrogenase, giving the protein MVRVAINGFGRIGRQSFKAMLEYYPEEFEIVAINDLTDAQTLAHLLRYDSTYGAFDGEVTVTEKAIVVEQDDIRYELLTLAERDPAALPWKELGVDIVIESTGRFTDAEKAKAHLAAGAKKVIITAPAKGEDITICLGVNDAKYDHEKHHIISNASCTTNCLAPVAKVLNDRFGIERGLMTTIHSYTMDQNLQDNVHKDLRRARAAAINMVPTTTGAAKAVALVIPELKGKFHGYAVRVPTPTVSMVDFSVLLSTKTSVEEINQAFIEASESEELEGILGVSHDPLVSTDFIGTTYSSVVDLPLTMSMGDDFFKIVAWYDNEWGYSVRVADLTALVADRFE; this is encoded by the coding sequence ATGGTTCGCGTCGCTATCAACGGTTTCGGCCGGATCGGACGCCAGAGCTTCAAGGCAATGCTGGAGTATTACCCCGAAGAGTTCGAGATCGTCGCTATCAACGACCTGACCGACGCGCAAACGCTGGCCCATCTTCTGCGCTACGATTCGACCTATGGTGCCTTCGATGGCGAAGTAACGGTGACCGAGAAGGCGATTGTGGTAGAGCAGGACGATATTCGCTACGAGTTGTTGACGCTGGCCGAGCGCGACCCGGCAGCATTGCCCTGGAAGGAGCTGGGGGTTGACATCGTGATCGAGTCGACCGGCCGTTTCACCGATGCGGAAAAGGCCAAGGCTCACCTCGCGGCGGGTGCGAAGAAAGTGATCATTACGGCACCGGCGAAAGGTGAGGACATCACCATCTGTCTGGGTGTGAACGACGCGAAATACGATCACGAGAAGCATCACATCATCTCGAATGCATCCTGCACAACCAACTGTCTGGCACCGGTAGCGAAGGTGCTCAATGATCGCTTCGGGATCGAGCGTGGTCTGATGACGACCATCCACTCGTACACGATGGATCAAAACTTGCAGGATAACGTACACAAGGATTTGCGCCGGGCGCGGGCTGCGGCTATCAACATGGTGCCAACGACCACTGGTGCCGCGAAGGCGGTGGCGCTGGTTATTCCCGAATTGAAAGGCAAGTTCCACGGTTATGCCGTGCGCGTGCCGACGCCGACGGTGTCGATGGTTGACTTCTCGGTGCTGCTGAGCACCAAGACCTCGGTCGAGGAGATTAACCAGGCCTTCATCGAAGCCAGCGAGAGCGAAGAGCTTGAGGGCATTCTCGGCGTGAGCCACGATCCGCTGGTTAGCACCGACTTCATCGGTACCACCTACAGCAGTGTAGTCGATTTACCGCTCACAATGAGCATGGGCGACGATTTCTTCAAGATCGTGGCCTGGTACGACAACGAGTGGGGCTATTCGGTGCGGGTCGCCGATCTGACCGCACTGGTGGCAGACCGCTTCGAGTAG
- a CDS encoding CvpA family protein: MRSLFIDGGAIVILLLFVIAGFRRGAWPSGFVLLGTLIGTVLVDLWRDGVVHLLTPIDLASGLPLFLALSGLLLIAIVVGYGVDTIFELGLENAAEWSHRLIGAAIGLVNAALVITYLARYAGAAWPDPATTAWLTTTTVVPLVINLLPWGMLALTLIGLLILLLRFLHAIHTERELDADRLPPQEATLRVLERIDQALGHRRR, from the coding sequence ATGAGGAGTCTGTTCATCGATGGGGGGGCGATAGTAATTCTACTTCTGTTTGTCATAGCAGGATTTCGGCGGGGGGCATGGCCGAGTGGGTTTGTGTTACTCGGCACGCTTATCGGTACCGTGCTGGTCGACCTCTGGCGTGATGGGGTTGTGCATCTGCTAACGCCGATAGACCTGGCTTCCGGCTTGCCTCTCTTTCTGGCTCTGAGCGGTCTCCTGCTGATCGCGATAGTGGTTGGCTACGGGGTTGACACGATTTTTGAGCTTGGCCTGGAAAATGCTGCCGAGTGGTCGCATCGACTAATCGGTGCAGCGATTGGTCTGGTGAATGCAGCCCTGGTCATCACATACCTTGCCCGCTATGCCGGTGCCGCCTGGCCTGATCCGGCTACTACGGCATGGTTGACAACAACGACTGTTGTGCCACTGGTGATCAACCTGCTCCCCTGGGGTATGCTGGCTCTGACACTGATCGGTCTGTTGATCTTGTTGCTACGCTTTCTGCATGCGATTCATACCGAACGCGAATTAGATGCCGATAGATTACCACCGCAGGAAGCAACTCTGCGGGTATTGGAGCGGATCGATCAGGCGCTTGGTCACCGGCGTCGCTGA